The sequence atatgaaataatgttttgaatagCTCGGGAGATAATTGCGCGGATAAATTAAAATGGGACAATTGCGTTACCAACACACACTTACAACTACATTGAATACTGCTCCGATCATGAGACCAGTTCCTTGACCTATGAAAGATATCAGCAAACTGATCGAGAAAAACATCAAGAACCGTGTCATCTCTAATGGCTGGGAAGTTACGAAATATACTATCACCGTGAAAATTAGGCAGCAGAATATTGAGACTGGCAGGTCGACCAATGTTAGCGACGTGTAGAATGCCTTTAAGCTGTACCATCTGTTGAAGTGCTCCTTCAGCAGGATACTCATTTGCAAAGGAACTGTAAgagatatattaattaattagagaaatatttataatttcataaaaatgaattaaagaaacatttataatCTTGTACTAGTTAGAGAAATATCTACAATTTATCACGATATCATAAGTCGAATGATCTATTAACTAACATTTTAATTGGTAAttcgattattaataataatttgattgttaaattcttaataaacgaatttccttgtaaatattgtataaccATATTTGTCGAGATCTCGATTGAATCGTATTATAGTGTATGTAATAGTAAacagatttatttaataattcccaAGGAAAACTCTTTCACGATTTCAGTGATTCTAaagtaagaaaaatgatttactCAGTTACTTACAAGTGACTATGGTGAGCATCATTGTGGTCATCATGTGATGTATAAGAATCGAAAAGAGAAGATTATAATTATCTAAGACTCTGGCACCGTCCATGCCAGCCTGAAGGAAGACGGTGCCGAGCATAAAACTGACGGATATGTTGACTAGGATTCGCATGTGTGTTAACGTCTGCAATGATAACGTAATTATGATTTACTGTGAGCACGTAAgctgactttttaaaatttcttcacAAAACTTATAGTCGTGCATTTATTAAACTTCCAATTGACTTGTATTTCgttttaggtattactaaatcagcttctttaataatttctcaaagaagtatCTGTATCTTTTTAGTAGTTGTAAGAAAAGAAATCAGGAGTAGGTAATTTTGACCCAAatggtaattctagcgttaactaCTGATCTCACGAATGTACTCACGAAAAGGTGACACATTCACTAGTTTTAACTACGTGTAAAgctttaaacattatataacgaaattaaaagGAGGAAAAACAACATAATTGTTATGTTGAATGTATGTAAATAAGTTCAGTAGAGTTCTAGTTCAGTAAAGGTTTAGTTCAGTAAATTGTGCTCTGAAACCTGGCATTAAAATATCAGTATTGCGTCCTCGATGGTTGAAACAACAAGGAAAAGAGATAATTCAGCTTACCGTGTTTCTTCTGCACGTAAGAAACCCCCTTCCTATCAAAACCCTGATTTGATGCACCAAAGAAGTTGCCTGTAAGCTGCTGTTACCCTCAGCTTCGATGATTTTTTTGATCGGATGCAACGCTGCGAAAGAAAAATCATAGAAATAAACGTCGTGACTCTTTATACAACAATATCGTTCACGTACCTCTCAGATTTTTCGCGTCTGTGAGATCGGAAGTGTTGAACCACTGCACGTTCCTGCCGTTTTGAGAACCAGATATTAACAACGACACTTTGTCCTCTCCGTATTCGCCGCAGGCCAATTCGATTACTGTTCAATAAATACTCGATGAATTGATATTGCGAATTTAACGAATAGATTGTCAGTTTTTATATTCGCGATTATAATGCAAAAGTTGACCAATTTTGGATTTCAAAGAATGTGACACGTTTAATCATAATATTCATCCTACAATGCTGACAAGTTACAAAAAGTTGACATGAATTATAAACGTTAGCGAAAACTTAATCAGCGTTGACATCTCCTTCCTGTGGTGACGTGGCAAAATGACTTAGAGAATATAAAGAATGGATATTATCTACAGCAAAAGTTGTTGTTACGCCTAAGTGAAGtctaataaattctttattacgAAGAATGAAATTAGAACTTTCACTGTAGTGCTCGAAGCAGGATAGTTAACACGTTTACTACGGGtaaattaactccttgccctataatttactTCGTAACTATACAACTATTGCATCGTtattaagaaaagaacaaattttgtcTACGTTCatttcaaaggttaacgattgacaatagaaaagtaatatttaatttatatctaaagaaaaagtaaataacacttagatttctcaaattcggAAAATTGCTAACTCTTTTCTGTTAcatttattgaacattttttgaaaagtaTAAATTGAGTTTCAAAAAATGCcagcagcgaacgtgttaagccaCTCGCGGCTATTAGCGTGGTTCGGGTCACTCCTCTCggaaaagaaaatgtaattacatACAAGACACATACTGTAATCAGCCGGATTGTGGTACATAGGACACGGTAGCTTGATGTTTTCCAAATAAGGCACCAACTGATCGGTTGCACCGTGGTAAAGGCACTCGCCTCTCGCTAACACGTATACCTGCCGGACGAACGAAATTCTCAACGATGGAACTGTCAAGCAGTGAAAGCTGCTCGAtacgaatttcttttgtaaaaatCACAAAAGCGAATTTTACCAGATTACACGTATGTAACTTTCATTTTCACATGCACGGGAATGAGTGAATTCGTTTGATCTCCGGAGGACCGACGTTCTTTCGTAAAAACAATCGTTCACTTTTTCCAAATGCTTGCAAGCAAATGAATATTAAGACGAGTAAGtttgtaacatttataaataatcataaGCAAATATTAAAGTACAAAACACGttcgaatattaaacatttgtccAGGGTTTCACCAATTTTATAAAGGTTACTAATAccattaatactattatttgctaataactaataataacaaaaaaggTTAATAATCATTGGTATAATTGCGATCTCCATAACTGGAAAAATGAAAGATACGGAACGAGTCGTTCGGCTtgcaagaaaattttataataacaacgTGATCGATGAAGTTATTTGACATTGCTGATCCAACGTTCTTGGCTCAACAGAGATAATTATACCAGTTCCGCAATTAAGGGAACGGCAGAGGAAGGACGTCTTGTTATAATGGTAATATTCTTCTTACCAGGTCGAATAGCTGGAAGAGGGACGCGCTGGGCTGATGAATCGTGCATATGATTGTTCTCCCTTGACGGGCTAGCACCTTCAGCAGATTCACCACTTGCATGCATGACGAACTGTCTAGACCTCTGCAAACAAAGACACACGCGTGGCTAAAGGATCGGTAAAATTACAGGGTAATTTATTCAACGTATTCGGTTGGTGTTTGCCTTGCGCTTTACTTTCGTGAGTAAACAGGATGATCGACCTCTCACACGCTAATGTTCCCGAAATAGTATGTATAGCGCTTTAATAATCTTCCTCGCATGTTTATATTCCTCGTTTCCGTCGGCATTTTTGTTACAGAACAGTTTTAATACCAAGGTATACacggaataaaaaatatttaaaaaaaatataaacaacacCAGACCAATAAATAGTTTCTACtcttcttaaatatttaatactaaatgtaCCAGCACTTTATACAtatctattcctaccgtaaacggtcgaataactggttataaaataaacaaataaaacgatAGATTTGCCTTAGTGAAAAcggaacaaaaggaaaggcaaaaattgaaaaattgatttgatATGATAATTGATTTCAAGTTAAGtggacgaaagaaaatgcaggatttctaatcaaattttaaaaccggttgaCCGGTCGCAATACGTTTAGCGTTAAGGAATCATTAATTTAACTCATTGAAAAAGggtttttaatatattcgagAATCCTTGTTTCTAAAGGGTTGATATTTCGATAAGCCGCTCTTCGAATAAGTTTAATACCGTAAACTGTGGATCTACATAAATGTATGGCGTTTATAAATGTGCAAAACACAACGGAAAACTTGcatcaattaatattaacgatataATTACGTTATTTGTTTATCATACAGGATCTGTCAGTggacaaaatgaaaatttccctTGCTTCAacttctataaaataatatataaaaatcggAAATCGCACGAAGCTCGCACAGTCTATTAATAACGAGTAGTCAGATCCAAAGATTATTTTTCAGTATATGATACGTACGTCGTTGGCTCGTCGAGAAACATAACGGTGGGATTGTTAACCAGCTCCAGAGCGATGGACAGCCGCTTTTTCTGACCGCCGCTTAGCCTATCCGCTCGCGTATCCATGTGCTCGTACAGACCCAGAGTCGTAAGAATCTCCTCGAtctgaaaattgatttaattttcttcttcagATTCAGCCGTTAGCCGCTAATCTAGAAACTGAGGCACTGATGCCGTTTACATGACCATCAGACAGCggattcttattaatttatggCGCGAGAAAATTTATACGTGGGTTACTGCAGAAGTTTCGTGGAAAAATGAGAGAAGTCACATACAGTGAATATTGGATTGCAACACTCAACCGGACTGGAAGGTTGCAATTAGAAAAAGGTAAGATTGAatccaagaaacgaagattttagaaTGGCGGACGGCGGATTAGACATGGCGGATTTTTTCCACAATCTTACAGCTACATTGTCAATATTCAAGTATTTATCTTTCCGTCGAAATTGTTTGATCCTTTAATCTTTGATGCAATACGTCTAAGTACAGGcattaaaattgcaaataaagaaaattccttaaaatagatttatatCTACACTGTTtgctttctatttatattttactatttcac comes from Nomia melanderi isolate GNS246 chromosome 7, iyNomMela1, whole genome shotgun sequence and encodes:
- the LOC116424139 gene encoding ATP-binding cassette sub-family G member 4, which codes for MEVLMHEASNGQETNVEGSLIYTTGKQLTKEKSDDPRTNGNGMRSMAMEAVDTVDITFENITYNVSLGYRKGQKEILHSLNGRLPAKRLIALMGPSGAGKSTLLDILSGFRISGVNGEIYVNGRIRQMNSFRKCSTYITQDDRLEPLLTVIENMRVAADLKLPTKIPRYEKETRIEEILTTLGLYEHMDTRADRLSGGQKKRLSIALELVNNPTVMFLDEPTTGLDSSSCMQVVNLLKVLARQGRTIICTIHQPSASLFQLFDLVYVLARGECLYHGATDQLVPYLENIKLPCPMYHNPADYIIELACGEYGEDKVSLLISGSQNGRNVQWFNTSDLTDAKNLRALHPIKKIIEAEGNSSLQATSLVHQIRVLIGRGFLTCRRNTTLTHMRILVNISVSFMLGTVFLQAGMDGARVLDNYNLLFSILIHHMMTTMMLTIVTFPLQMSILLKEHFNRWYSLKAFYTSLTLVDLPVSIFCCLIFTVIVYFVTSQPLEMTRFLMFFSISLLISFIGQGTGLMIGAVFNVVNGTFLGPTLSVPLMMFAGFGVSLRDIPIYLKWGTYVSYLRYGLEGYISAIYGFNRPVLDCQGRKNLYCHYKYPSKFLDDIAMDGDQFWNDVVALLTILILTRIGAYLLLKWKIVSVR